The genomic window AAATATAAAGATGATCTTTATCATAAAGAGCTAATAATACTTGCCACTTACCATCTACTAGATTCCATCCAACAGATACCTCATAATCAGAAGATAAACCTAATTTTTCAACATTCATCGATTGAGAAGTATCACCTATAACAAGCGAAAGCTTACCTTCCTCTTTTTTAAGATAGCCTATATTTCCTTCTCTAGACCCTAAAATTTTACCATCAGCGAGCATTAACTGTTGCTGTGACTCAGTCAAACCAGATGTTTTTATGTAAGGAATATTTAGCTCGACGATATTATCATCATAAGATATTTTTGTATTGGAAAGCGGTAATTTATTAATAGAAATTTGTTCTTCCTTATAGACCTTATCATCCTTAATAACTCTGTGATTTACTATAAAGTTTATAACATGCGGCTGAGCATTATATAAAGATGCATCTGAATTAGTCTTATAAAGTGATGGTTCACTAGACACAAGCACATTATGAAAAACATAACCATCAACCTCATGTATACCTATTGTATAATCAGAGTCTGGTAAATTATCTATTTCATCACCAATACCATCAATATTATCTTGATTTAAACTTTCAAGGTTTTCATAATTTAATGATACTCTTATGCTTTCAAGATCCATCTTAAAATTATAAGCCATTGCTGACATAAAAACTAAAATAACAAAAGATAATATAATTACCATAGGTAATGCAGAACCTTTTATCTTATGACTTGTTAACCTCATGCGATTACCTTATAGAAATACAGTTTTTTTATAGCTCTTACCGTTTAAAGTAAACTCAACTTGTAGCGCTTTTGTATCTGATCTATCAAAATTCTGATCTGAAGTAATAGAGCTCCATGTAACACTACTACCAGAAACATTAGCAGATTTAACCTTTAAATCTTTGATACCTTCAACAAGCTCTTCATTTTTTGTATTTTGTCCATCTTGTATATGCATATATAAAGCATATATAGCCTGACCATTTTCATCTACTTCCCCTGTATTTGCAGTATAAAAAGTTTCAATTTGATATTTACCTGCATAATCACCTGCATTATAACTATTTGACGGGGCTTGCACTAACTTAACAATATTGCTTGATGAATTCTCAGATTCAACCTTTACTAAATCAACACTATCATCACTACATAAGGCTAGATAATCTCCATCACTAAGATCATCACTAGACTCTAATTCAACATTTAAGTTATTTACTTTGTTTGCCAACTTTGAAGAACCAGTCTCTGTTTTAACCATTATGTAATTAGTATTTGGCTCATATGTAATTCCAGGATTATCAAGTTTCCCTGCCAAAGATGATACATTTCCTACTTGGATATTAGAACTATCAAGTAAGAAGCTATTAGCAGCAACAGTATCTGATGTACTATTATGAAAACTAGATAAACTAGTACCATAACTACATGATATACCCGCTGTTCTAACCGATTTATATAGAATTCTTTTCACATTTAGCTGATCTACATTAGCTTTGACAGATGTGCTTACTGCCACATAGTTCTTCTTAGCAGAAGCAAACACTGTTACACTCATCCCGATCACAAGCAATGAAATAGTAGATGCCACTAAAAGCTCTACTAAACTTAAACCTGATATTTTCTTATTTGATTTTAATGAAAATCTCACTCTTAACTCAACCTTTTCACACATCAAACTTCATTAAGCATCACTACTTAATGAGGTTTAGATAATTAGTAAAAGCAACATTGGTCGCTATAATGCTAGCGACAATTGAATTAAAGATATAATCTTTAAAAATTACAATACTACCCTCTTATAACATAGATAAGACATAGTCTTCTACTTACAAGCTCTCTATGTTCTCTTAAAGACCGTTCGAAGTAGAAAAATATTATATTTTTTAAACGCGCCACAACGAAGTGACACTAGAACTTTTATTTATGAGGTGTTAAACCTTAATTATTAATACAGTCTTTACACGCATGATTGTAACACAAATAATTTATATCGCAAATTTAGTGAAAATAAAGCTAAAACATGAGTTTAAATATCAACCATTAAAAATAGCTTTATCTTTTGATACAGTAATTCCATCACCAGTAACTGTAAACTCAACAATAGCTGGATCATCTGTAGCCTCTTGAAAAAATACCATCGAACCTGACGATGTATCATTAAAACTTCCCGTTAAAACATAATCATCAATTCTCTGATCTAGGGCACTCGTCATATCAACCTGCTTATTTAAAGTGCTCGATGATAAAATTGTGCTATTGAAAACTAAAAAAAAAGCAAATAACAAAAACATCAATATAGCTATAGATATCATTGATTCCACTAAGGTGATACCTCGCTGTTTTGCTACTCTCTTGGAAAAATGCATTCTAATAAAGTTTACTCGATTAATTATAGTGAATATTAACATAAAGCTTATTAGAACGATAAATTTTTAATATCATCTATCTTTTCAAGACTCATTAAAAGTCTATCAAAGCCTAATGCAACACCTGAGCATTCTGGAATATCATCTAAACAGTCGACTAAACCATAGTCTATCTCTGGCAGATATTTGCCTTGCTCTTTACGAATATTTAAATCTGCTTCAAATCGCTTTAATTGCTCAACCTTATCTATAAGTTCATAGTAACCATTTGATAGCTCTACTCCACCTATAAATACTTCAAATCTTGCAGCAACTGTTTGCCCAACTTTATTTGAGATTTTCTTAGCTAAAGCTGATTGGTGTACAGTATAGTCATATATAAAATAAGCTGTATTATCTGCATTTAAATTTTTTTCAATTTTATAACTAAACAGTATATCTAGACAATCTGCAACTGATGGGTTTTCTAAACCTTGTATATCACCCAAAACCTCAAAAACATAGTCCTTTAGCTCAGTTAAACTAGCAGTATGAGGATTAAAACCACAATATACCTCAAAAACCTCTTGATAACCCAGGTATTTAAACTCTAAGTTCGGTTTGAGAATAGCTAACAATTGCTCTATCTCTTGCATAAGCTCAAAATAATCGATGCCAACCCTGTACCACTCTATCATTGTAAACTCATGATTATGCAGTCGGCCACACGGTTCATCACGAAAAGCTTTGCATATTTGATAGATACTTCCACTACCCTCAGCAAGTAGTTTTTTCATTGCATATTCTGGTGAGCTTTGTAGATACCTCTTACCCGAAACAGTATCTATAGCAAACACATCTATAAATGGGTCTGTAACGCCATAATCATAAGCTAATGGAGTATCTACTTCTAATACATTTAAATCTTTGAAATATTTACGGATTTTCTCAAGATATTCTGCTCGTTTTTTTATATTTACCAAGCTCATTAATCAACTAACCTAACAGTATTTATATTAGCTATGTCAAACTCTTGTTGCTGAACTAAACCATTTATATCCACTAATAACTTCAAATCCTTAGAAACACCTCTAGCAATACCAACAATACTTTCTGATGAGTGGTTAAAAGAAATTTTTTGACTTAAAAGATAATCATAACTACAAAACTTTTCTAATACTAACTCTTGATTTAAATCTATATTTTTAACAATATGACTAAAAACATTAACCAATGCTTTTGCATAGTCTACTGGCTTTTCATTTATAATAGCTAATGAAGTCCATTCTCTATTTATGCTCTCATCTAAGGCTGTCATATTTACATTAACTCCAACACCTATCACAACATCAAAACTATCTTTTTTGATATTTTTTGTTTCAATAAGTATTCCAGCAAGTTTTTTGCCATTGTAGTAAATATCATTAGGTAGTTTTATCTTGAGGTTTTGTTGTAGCTCAACTGGTATGAGTTTCTTAAGTCCCTCTGCAACACCTAGCGCTATCTTTAAACTTGCTAATGCTGTTTGATTAGCACTAAAATCACATCGAAAACCGATCGTTGCATAAATATTTTCATGACTTGAGGCCAACCATTTGTTACCACGGCGTCCTCGAGCTTTTGTCTGCTCACCTGCATAACATAAATGGTATTTATGCATAAAAACTTTATCTAATAGATAATCATTTGTTGAACCAATACTCTCAAAATACTCAAGCTCAATATCTTTGAGAAACTCAGTCAACTCTGTTTTTATATAGTTATGATTTTTCATTTTTTTCTATAGCCTTTATGTTCAAGCCCAAATTAACTTGTCCAAGAAACTCTTCTTTTTGAAGCTGATAACACGCTTTGATATTATCACCGATACTTATGTCAGCAACAATCGGGTTATCCGTAGCATTAAACCATATAGATTTAACAGACGTATTACCAATCCGTAAAACCATTTGAGCATGGATTTTATCTTTACCTACAAGCCTAAAACTCTCTACTATAAAATCATTACAAAACACTGGTTTATCAAACTCTCTACCAAATGGTTCTAGTGATTCTATTTTGGAAAATGTTGCTAAATTAAACTGGCTATCTTCAAGTTCAAAATCATACACTACAAATGGCTCTAATTTTAGATCCTGTTTTTTTATTTCTTTTAGTATGCAAGATTCAAAACATTCATAAAACTTTTCAAAATCATCTTTTTTGATAGTTAATCCAGCAGCTCCTTTATGTCCACCATACTTTATTATCAAATTAGGATCAATTTTAGCAACTTCATCTAGCATGCTTTTTATATGAATCTCATCGGTACTACGAGCTGAACCTGCTATTAATGAATTATCAGTTTGTGTTTGTGAGAATATAATTATAGGCTTACCAAAAGTATCCTTTAGCCTACTTGCAGATATACCATGTATTCCAGCATGACCATTTTCAAGCAGTATACACAGTGAGCTTTTAGTTTTATCAAGCACTCGAGCTTGTCTCATTGCATCTGCTGTTATTTGTTTTTGTATCTCTTTACGATTTGTGTTTTGCTCTTTAAGATTTTCAAATATATCAGCTGCTTTTAATTCATCTTGTTCTAGTAAAAAACTTACCGAACCTAAAGCATCAGCCACTCTACCATCACTGTTTAAAATCGGTGCAATACTAAAGCCTATATACTCAGAAGATAACTTCTCTTTCTCAAAAAAATCCCAACAAATACGATCACTTTTTTCTAGTTGTTTTAGACCAAGCTTTGTTACTATGCGATTATTATGGCTATTTGCCATACTCACACAGTCTGCAACTGTACCAATAGCAACTAAATCAAAAAGATTACTCAAAGCAAAACCTGTTAAAATAGGTATATTCTCTTGAATAAATTTTCTGCGTAAAGCTGCCATAAAAAGCCAAGCAACCATACACCCTGCTATAAACTTATCAGGATAGTTACAATCTGTTTGAGTTGGATTAAGTACAGCAACTGCACTCTTTGGTGAACCTTCTGGTGGTATGCCATGATGATCTGTAACTATAGTATCTATATCATTTTGCTTAAGCGTTGATATTCTAGGTTCATCTGTCGAACCATTATCTGCTGTTATAATCAGCGATGGTCGAACTTCATCTGTCAAAATCCTAGTCATAAGAGCTTCTGAAAGCCCATACCCCTCTTTCATTCTATGCCCAATATATGAGCGAATTTTTTCTTTAGGGTGATTGAATATTTTAGTTAAAGCCTCGTAAAATATTGCATGAGATGTTTGCCCATCGCAGTCGTGGTCTGTTTCAAGGCCTATCACTTCACCATTCTGCAAAGCAACAAAAAGTCTATTTACAGCTTTATCAATATCTTTAAATAAAAAAGGCGATGACAAATCTTTAATGCCACCATCTAAAACCAAATCTAAATTAGCTGAATCAGTTACTCGTGCAGCTATTATTTTAGCTAAAAAAGAATCTTTATTCTGAGCTGTAAGCTTTTGATAAATAGCCTGATTAATTAACCTTTGTATAATCATACAACTATATTAGCACCTTCTCTTCTGCCTTTGAGATGATTACGAAACATATTTACCCCAGACATAAATAAAAGCCCTAATGGAATAGCAAAAAATATTCCCCATAACCCCCACATTCCACCAAATATCAGGATAGCAGATACTACACCTACAGGATGCATATTTAAAACCTCTGAAAATAATAATGGTACAAGTAAATTACCATCTAATGCTTGTATAATGAAAAATACTGCCAACATTGAAACAAAAGTACCGTTCAAACCAAACTGAAGTATCCCAACCATTACAACAGGTACAGTAATTAAAGCCATTCCAACATAAGGGATAATTACTGAGAGACCAACACCGAATGCTAGAAGTATCGCATAGTTAAGGTTAAAATATGCAAAGCCTGCATATGTCACAATAGACACTATAAAGAACTCTATCGCCTTACCTCTGACATAGTCTCCAAGCTTAGGCTTTAGATCTTCCCACACATAGTACAAAGCTGCATTTTGCTTTGGTAAAAAACCTTTAAACCAACTGATTATTACCTCTTTATCTTTTAAGAAGTAATAAACCATCAAAGGCACTAAGAATAAATATATAAGTATCGAGAATAGTATAGGTAAAGTCGTTGCCGTATTTTGTAGCAAATATGTACCCACATTCGAGCTAATATTTTTCCAATCAACTGTATTGAACCAGTTCACAATAGAATTGATTCTTTCATCTGTAAGTAAAGTAGGATATTTAACAGATAATTCTTCTAAACTTGCTTTTAAACTTGATAGTGTATGAGATGCTTGTTTAACAAAATCTATTGTTTGATTGATGATAATTGGAAAAAGTACAAATATCATCGATAATAAAATCACCAAAAATATCATGTATACAAAATATACTAAGAATATTCTTTTTATTTTTGTCGTTTTATGGAGAATATTAACGAATGTATCAAGCAAATATGCTATAACCAGTGCTGCTAATATAGGTGCGATATAACTACCCAAAAATTTTAGGATAAGATAAAAACACAACATCATTATAATAAAAATGATTGGCTCATTATTTAGGTACCTATTTTGATACCAACCTCTTAAAACACGTAAAATCATATGACTTTATAAAATAACTAGTAAAAGTGAGTTTATTTTAGCAGTTTTTATGAATAATTGAATGATTGATTAAGTTCTTTTGAGGCTCACTATTACTGGTACTATTAAAGCTACTGCTATTCCAGCTACTAAAAGCAAATCAAACTCTAATGCCGACATATCTTGATCACCAAGAGGAATAAAACCTACAACAATAGCTATTACGCAACCAATACAACCTAATACTGCCATTACAGTTGTACCAAATAAGCCTTTATAAATTTCATACTGACCTTCTTGGCGTGGATAACTGATTTTCAGCTTTATAGCAGTAACAAACATCAAGATATATGCTATAACAGCAAGCTGAGCAGTAAGATCACTAAGATACCAATACGCCTCATTTACTGATGGCATAAATATATAAGAAAAACAAAATACCGTAAAGACTATAGCCTGTGTAATTAGCATAGTATCGGGTGC from Francisella adeliensis includes these protein-coding regions:
- a CDS encoding type II secretion system protein, which produces MHFSKRVAKQRGITLVESMISIAILMFLLFAFFLVFNSTILSSSTLNKQVDMTSALDQRIDDYVLTGSFNDTSSGSMVFFQEATDDPAIVEFTVTGDGITVSKDKAIFNG
- the epmA gene encoding EF-P lysine aminoacylase EpmA; translated protein: MSLVNIKKRAEYLEKIRKYFKDLNVLEVDTPLAYDYGVTDPFIDVFAIDTVSGKRYLQSSPEYAMKKLLAEGSGSIYQICKAFRDEPCGRLHNHEFTMIEWYRVGIDYFELMQEIEQLLAILKPNLEFKYLGYQEVFEVYCGFNPHTASLTELKDYVFEVLGDIQGLENPSVADCLDILFSYKIEKNLNADNTAYFIYDYTVHQSALAKKISNKVGQTVAARFEVFIGGVELSNGYYELIDKVEQLKRFEADLNIRKEQGKYLPEIDYGLVDCLDDIPECSGVALGFDRLLMSLEKIDDIKNLSF
- the recJ gene encoding single-stranded-DNA-specific exonuclease RecJ; its protein translation is MIIQRLINQAIYQKLTAQNKDSFLAKIIAARVTDSANLDLVLDGGIKDLSSPFLFKDIDKAVNRLFVALQNGEVIGLETDHDCDGQTSHAIFYEALTKIFNHPKEKIRSYIGHRMKEGYGLSEALMTRILTDEVRPSLIITADNGSTDEPRISTLKQNDIDTIVTDHHGIPPEGSPKSAVAVLNPTQTDCNYPDKFIAGCMVAWLFMAALRRKFIQENIPILTGFALSNLFDLVAIGTVADCVSMANSHNNRIVTKLGLKQLEKSDRICWDFFEKEKLSSEYIGFSIAPILNSDGRVADALGSVSFLLEQDELKAADIFENLKEQNTNRKEIQKQITADAMRQARVLDKTKSSLCILLENGHAGIHGISASRLKDTFGKPIIIFSQTQTDNSLIAGSARSTDEIHIKSMLDEVAKIDPNLIIKYGGHKGAAGLTIKKDDFEKFYECFESCILKEIKKQDLKLEPFVVYDFELEDSQFNLATFSKIESLEPFGREFDKPVFCNDFIVESFRLVGKDKIHAQMVLRIGNTSVKSIWFNATDNPIVADISIGDNIKACYQLQKEEFLGQVNLGLNIKAIEKNEKS
- a CDS encoding AI-2E family transporter, which translates into the protein MILRVLRGWYQNRYLNNEPIIFIIMMLCFYLILKFLGSYIAPILAALVIAYLLDTFVNILHKTTKIKRIFLVYFVYMIFLVILLSMIFVLFPIIINQTIDFVKQASHTLSSLKASLEELSVKYPTLLTDERINSIVNWFNTVDWKNISSNVGTYLLQNTATTLPILFSILIYLFLVPLMVYYFLKDKEVIISWFKGFLPKQNAALYYVWEDLKPKLGDYVRGKAIEFFIVSIVTYAGFAYFNLNYAILLAFGVGLSVIIPYVGMALITVPVVMVGILQFGLNGTFVSMLAVFFIIQALDGNLLVPLLFSEVLNMHPVGVVSAILIFGGMWGLWGIFFAIPLGLLFMSGVNMFRNHLKGRREGANIVV
- a CDS encoding PilW family protein; this translates as MCEKVELRVRFSLKSNKKISGLSLVELLVASTISLLVIGMSVTVFASAKKNYVAVSTSVKANVDQLNVKRILYKSVRTAGISCSYGTSLSSFHNSTSDTVAANSFLLDSSNIQVGNVSSLAGKLDNPGITYEPNTNYIMVKTETGSSKLANKVNNLNVELESSDDLSDGDYLALCSDDSVDLVKVESENSSSNIVKLVQAPSNSYNAGDYAGKYQIETFYTANTGEVDENGQAIYALYMHIQDGQNTKNEELVEGIKDLKVKSANVSGSSVTWSSITSDQNFDRSDTKALQVEFTLNGKSYKKTVFL
- a CDS encoding biotin--[acetyl-CoA-carboxylase] ligase; the encoded protein is MKNHNYIKTELTEFLKDIELEYFESIGSTNDYLLDKVFMHKYHLCYAGEQTKARGRRGNKWLASSHENIYATIGFRCDFSANQTALASLKIALGVAEGLKKLIPVELQQNLKIKLPNDIYYNGKKLAGILIETKNIKKDSFDVVIGVGVNVNMTALDESINREWTSLAIINEKPVDYAKALVNVFSHIVKNIDLNQELVLEKFCSYDYLLSQKISFNHSSESIVGIARGVSKDLKLLVDINGLVQQQEFDIANINTVRLVD